The following are encoded in a window of Aromatoleum petrolei genomic DNA:
- a CDS encoding CobD/CbiB family protein produces the protein MTLLSLIVALLLEQVRPLPVRQIVLDPLHRLSGVLVERFNDGQARNGVVAWLLVVVSVVAGGVLAFFLLWLVHPLLAVVFNIAVLYLTMGFRQESHFFTDIHLALRMGELDRARSLLGEWRGGQYVGASSSEVARLAIEEGLVAAHRNVFGVIFWFIVLPGPSGALLYRLARFLGEEWGERTDAEFGQFGRFARKAFEMIDWLPARLTAASFSVVGDFEDAVFCWRTQSMLWADRASGILIAAGAGALGVRLGMPVHESGEIVERPEMGVGEEADADYMQSTVGLIWRALVLCLLMLALLVIAGWVGT, from the coding sequence ATGACGCTTCTTTCGCTGATCGTTGCGCTGCTGCTCGAGCAGGTACGGCCATTGCCGGTGCGGCAGATCGTTCTGGATCCGCTCCACCGACTGTCGGGCGTCCTTGTCGAACGTTTCAACGACGGCCAGGCCCGCAACGGCGTCGTCGCGTGGCTGCTCGTCGTCGTCTCGGTGGTCGCGGGCGGTGTGCTCGCCTTCTTCCTGCTGTGGCTTGTCCATCCGCTGCTGGCGGTGGTCTTCAACATCGCGGTGCTCTACCTGACGATGGGTTTCAGGCAGGAAAGCCATTTCTTCACGGACATCCACCTCGCGCTGCGCATGGGCGAACTCGACCGTGCGCGTTCGCTGCTGGGCGAATGGCGCGGCGGACAGTACGTCGGAGCGAGTTCCAGCGAGGTCGCGCGGCTCGCGATCGAGGAGGGGCTCGTCGCCGCCCACCGCAACGTGTTCGGCGTGATCTTCTGGTTCATCGTCCTGCCCGGGCCGAGCGGCGCGCTGCTGTACCGCCTTGCCCGCTTCCTCGGCGAGGAGTGGGGCGAACGCACGGATGCCGAATTCGGCCAGTTCGGGCGTTTCGCACGCAAGGCCTTCGAGATGATCGACTGGCTGCCCGCCCGCTTGACGGCGGCGTCGTTTTCGGTGGTGGGCGACTTCGAGGACGCGGTGTTCTGCTGGCGCACCCAGTCGATGCTCTGGGCCGACAGGGCGTCCGGTATACTTATCGCGGCAGGCGCGGGCGCGCTCGGTGTGCGCCTGGGCATGCCCGTCCATGAATCCGGCGAGATCGTCGAACGACCGGAAATGGGCGTCGGGGAAGAAGCCGACGCCGACTACATGCAGAGCACAGTGGGGCTGATCTGGCGCGCACTGGTGCTCTGTTTGCTGATGCTGGCCCTGCTGGTGATCGCCGGCTGGGTTGGTACCTAA
- a CDS encoding acetyl-CoA C-acyltransferase family protein: MANREVVVLSAVRSAVGGFGGSLKDMEPAELGGVVVKEAIARAGVDPKQVTFATVGNCIPTESRYPYVARVATIQGGMSMDSVAFAVNRLCGSAQQAIVNSAQAIMLGDADFAIGGGVEVMSRGAYLLPALRNGARMGDAKAIDAMVAVLTDPFGVGHMGITAENLTAKWSISREEQDAFALESQNRAAAAIADGRFKSQIVPITFETRKGPVVFDTDEHPRMTTMEALGKMKPAFKKDGSVTAGNASGINDAAAFLVLADAAKAAAGGHKPIARLVAYAIAGVPNDVMGEGPIPASKLALQRAGLSLDKIDVIESNEAFAAQSIAVNKGLDLDPKKTNPNGGAIALGHPVGATGGVIITKLLHELIRVNGRYGMATMCIGGGQGITTIWERI, translated from the coding sequence ATGGCGAATCGTGAAGTTGTGGTTTTGAGCGCAGTCCGTTCGGCGGTAGGTGGTTTCGGCGGCTCGTTGAAGGACATGGAGCCGGCCGAGCTGGGCGGCGTGGTCGTCAAGGAAGCGATCGCCCGTGCCGGAGTGGACCCGAAGCAGGTGACCTTCGCCACCGTCGGCAACTGCATTCCGACGGAGTCGCGCTATCCCTACGTCGCGCGTGTCGCAACGATCCAGGGCGGCATGTCGATGGATTCGGTGGCCTTTGCGGTCAACCGCCTGTGCGGCTCGGCGCAGCAGGCCATCGTCAACTCCGCCCAGGCGATCATGCTGGGTGATGCGGACTTCGCCATCGGCGGCGGCGTCGAAGTGATGTCGCGCGGCGCCTACCTGCTGCCGGCACTGCGTAACGGCGCCCGCATGGGCGACGCCAAGGCCATCGACGCGATGGTCGCGGTGCTGACCGACCCGTTTGGCGTCGGCCATATGGGTATCACCGCCGAGAACCTGACCGCGAAGTGGAGCATCAGCCGCGAGGAACAGGACGCCTTCGCGCTCGAGTCGCAGAACCGCGCCGCAGCGGCGATTGCCGACGGCCGCTTCAAGAGCCAGATCGTCCCGATCACCTTCGAAACCCGCAAGGGTCCGGTCGTATTCGATACCGACGAGCATCCGCGCATGACGACCATGGAAGCGCTGGGCAAGATGAAGCCCGCCTTCAAGAAGGATGGTTCCGTCACCGCCGGCAACGCTTCGGGTATCAACGACGCTGCGGCCTTCCTCGTGCTGGCCGACGCCGCCAAGGCTGCCGCCGGCGGCCACAAGCCGATCGCCCGCCTCGTCGCGTACGCGATCGCCGGCGTGCCCAACGACGTCATGGGCGAAGGTCCGATCCCGGCTTCCAAGCTCGCGCTGCAGCGCGCCGGCCTGTCGCTGGACAAGATCGACGTGATCGAGTCGAACGAAGCCTTCGCGGCGCAGTCGATCGCGGTGAACAAGGGCCTCGACCTCGATCCGAAGAAGACCAATCCGAACGGCGGCGCGATCGCGCTGGGTCACCCGGTCGGTGCGACCGGCGGCGTGATCATCACCAAGCTGCTGCACGAGCTGATCCGCGTCAACGGCCGTTACGGCATGGCGACGATGTGCATCGGCGGCGGCCAGGGCATTACGACGATCTGGGAACGCATCTGA
- the rsgA gene encoding ribosome small subunit-dependent GTPase A, which translates to MSKPRQKHGTALEGVIVAAFGRQYEVVVAGQTGQETNRLKCYPRGKKSSFACGDEVEIEATGSDQGVITALKPRRNLLWRSDAFREKLIAANLSQVVLVTATEPGFSDLLISRCIAAAESQHLRTLIVLNKADLAQSLPAAHRMLAPFERLGYEVIELSARAGADELRPYLAGQRSIFVGQSGMGKSTLTNALIPEARAATREISEALNSGKHTTTFARLYPLDGGWLIDSPGLQAFGLAHLTPDELAASFVEFQDHLGKCRFRDCRHESEPGCALQAALASGAIDARRFDHYRLIRDEIREAKRLSQGW; encoded by the coding sequence GTGAGCAAGCCCAGACAGAAGCACGGCACGGCACTCGAGGGCGTCATCGTCGCCGCCTTCGGCCGTCAATACGAGGTCGTCGTCGCGGGACAGACCGGGCAGGAAACCAATCGACTGAAGTGCTACCCACGCGGCAAGAAGAGCAGCTTCGCGTGCGGCGACGAGGTCGAGATCGAGGCAACCGGCAGCGACCAGGGAGTCATCACCGCACTCAAGCCGCGCCGCAACCTCCTCTGGCGCTCGGATGCATTCCGCGAAAAGCTCATCGCGGCAAACCTCAGCCAGGTCGTGCTGGTCACGGCGACCGAGCCGGGGTTCTCGGATCTGCTCATTTCCCGCTGCATCGCCGCGGCCGAAAGCCAGCACCTCAGGACCCTCATCGTCCTGAACAAGGCCGACCTCGCTCAATCCCTGCCGGCGGCGCACCGCATGCTCGCGCCCTTCGAGCGGCTCGGCTACGAAGTGATCGAGCTGAGCGCACGCGCCGGCGCCGACGAGCTTCGGCCCTACCTCGCCGGCCAGCGCAGCATCTTCGTCGGCCAGTCGGGCATGGGCAAATCGACCCTCACCAACGCGCTCATCCCCGAAGCCCGCGCCGCCACACGCGAAATTTCCGAGGCACTCAACAGTGGCAAGCACACCACCACCTTCGCCCGCCTGTATCCGCTCGACGGCGGCTGGCTGATCGACAGTCCGGGACTGCAGGCCTTTGGGCTCGCCCACCTCACGCCCGACGAGCTTGCGGCGAGCTTCGTCGAGTTTCAGGATCACCTCGGCAAATGCCGCTTCCGCGACTGCCGGCACGAGTCCGAACCGGGCTGCGCCTTGCAGGCGGCGCTCGCGTCCGGTGCGATCGATGCACGCCGCTTTGACCATTACCGGCTGATCCGCGACGAGATCCGCGAAGCGAAACGCCTGTCACAGGGCTGGTAG
- a CDS encoding M48 family metallopeptidase, whose translation MSPHAFSYLFLAAAALTLCARLVLMMRQIRHVRAHRESVPPPFAESISLESHRKAADYTAARMGLGTVDAAVGTAWVLALTLGGGLQVIHDLLTGFLEAGTLAHGVALLATLGIAGWAIELPFALYRTFGIEKRFGFNRMTARLFLADLAREALLAALIGLPVLAAVLWLMGAMGERWWLWVWLFWLAFNLLALFIWPTFIAPLFNKFTPLSDEALKSRVEALLERCGFRSRGLFVMDGSRRSAHGNAYFTGFGAAKRIVFFDTLLEKLRPEEVEAVLAHELGHFHHRHIWKRLAVISAASLGLLWLLGWLMGQPWFYAGLGVAPASAGTAVALALFALALPCFTFPAAPLMSYWSRVHEFEADAYAVRQTRASDLAQALVKLYRDNASTLTPDPLYSSFFDSHPPAALRVARLRSSS comes from the coding sequence ATGTCCCCGCACGCCTTCTCCTACCTCTTCCTAGCCGCCGCCGCACTGACCCTGTGCGCCAGGCTCGTGCTCATGATGCGCCAGATCCGGCACGTGCGCGCGCACCGGGAATCGGTGCCGCCCCCGTTCGCGGAATCGATCAGCCTGGAATCGCATCGCAAGGCTGCGGACTACACCGCAGCACGGATGGGACTCGGCACCGTCGATGCTGCGGTCGGCACCGCCTGGGTGCTCGCCCTCACCCTCGGCGGAGGCCTGCAGGTCATCCACGACCTGCTCACCGGATTTCTCGAAGCCGGAACGCTCGCGCACGGGGTCGCCCTGCTCGCGACGCTCGGCATCGCCGGCTGGGCCATCGAGCTGCCGTTCGCGCTCTATCGCACCTTCGGCATCGAGAAGCGCTTCGGCTTCAACCGCATGACGGCGCGCCTTTTCCTCGCCGACCTCGCACGCGAGGCCTTGCTTGCCGCGCTGATCGGACTGCCGGTCCTTGCGGCCGTGCTGTGGCTGATGGGTGCAATGGGCGAACGCTGGTGGCTGTGGGTGTGGCTCTTCTGGCTCGCCTTCAACCTGCTGGCGCTCTTCATCTGGCCGACCTTCATCGCGCCGCTGTTCAATAAGTTCACCCCGCTCTCGGACGAGGCCCTCAAGTCGCGCGTCGAGGCGCTGCTGGAGCGCTGTGGCTTTCGCTCCCGCGGCCTGTTCGTGATGGATGGCTCGCGCCGCTCTGCACACGGCAATGCCTACTTCACCGGTTTCGGCGCCGCCAAGCGCATCGTCTTCTTCGATACCCTGCTGGAAAAGCTCCGGCCCGAGGAAGTCGAGGCCGTGCTCGCTCACGAGCTCGGCCATTTCCACCACCGGCACATCTGGAAACGCCTCGCGGTGATCTCCGCGGCGAGCCTCGGCCTGCTGTGGCTGCTGGGCTGGCTGATGGGGCAGCCGTGGTTCTATGCCGGATTGGGCGTTGCCCCTGCCTCGGCCGGCACCGCGGTTGCGCTGGCCCTGTTCGCACTGGCCCTGCCCTGTTTCACCTTCCCCGCCGCGCCGTTGATGAGCTACTGGTCGCGGGTGCACGAGTTCGAGGCCGACGCGTACGCGGTGCGCCAGACGCGTGCCTCCGATCTTGCACAGGCACTCGTCAAGCTCTACCGCGACAACGCCTCGACCCTCACCCCCGACCCGCTGTACTCCAGCTTCTTCGACTCCCACCCGCCGGCGGCATTGCGTGTCGCGCGCCTGCGCTCCTCCAGCTGA
- the orn gene encoding oligoribonuclease translates to MAQDQNHLIWLDMEMTGLEPDTDRIIEVAIVITDSQLNTVAEAPVMVVHQPDSVLDRMDQWNRDTHGRSGLTGRVKASTTGEADVEAQMLAFLQQYVPARTSPMCGNSVCQDRRFLARYMPQLEAWFHYRNLDVSTLKELARRWRPEIYKGVVKKGKHEALSDIYESIGELRHYRDNFLRLQD, encoded by the coding sequence ATGGCACAGGATCAGAATCACCTCATCTGGCTGGACATGGAGATGACAGGGCTCGAGCCGGATACCGATCGCATCATCGAGGTCGCGATCGTGATCACCGATTCGCAGCTCAACACCGTTGCCGAGGCGCCCGTGATGGTCGTGCATCAGCCCGACAGCGTGCTCGACCGCATGGATCAGTGGAACCGCGACACGCATGGTAGGTCCGGCCTGACCGGCCGCGTGAAGGCGTCGACGACCGGCGAGGCGGATGTCGAGGCGCAGATGCTGGCCTTCCTGCAGCAGTACGTGCCCGCGCGCACCTCGCCGATGTGCGGCAATTCCGTGTGCCAGGATCGCCGGTTCCTTGCCCGTTACATGCCGCAACTCGAGGCGTGGTTCCACTACCGCAACCTCGACGTGTCGACGCTGAAGGAACTCGCGCGCCGGTGGCGCCCGGAGATCTACAAGGGCGTCGTCAAGAAGGGCAAGCACGAGGCGCTGTCGGACATCTACGAGTCGATCGGCGAACTGCGCCACTATCGCGACAACTTCCTGCGCCTCCAGGACTGA
- a CDS encoding ArnT family glycosyltransferase, producing MTGEFLRTSTIRRHLYGATGLALLIALYLLTGLTGHDPWRGDDARHFGPILEMLQGNHLLFPAIAGEPETDFPPLYYWAGAAFARLLAPFLPLHDGARLATTVFTALAIFWITRAATRLYGRETRTPAALLTLGTLGLVLHAHETQPMIALMAMQAFTLAGLSHIPTRPVLGGVQAGMGAALAFLAGGLPGVVLSLPLFVVVITACPECRNPRASSGLIIGLSLAIGASALWPLVLHYQSPELLALWWRNEWRELWAGAMSGNEFARLAELLGWFAWPLWPIALWSLWRTRRHLLRVSTLLPITALMFALAWIILNGSLSPASMLPLVPPLALLAASGVPSLRRGAANAFDWFGIMTFGVFTLLVWIAWSAQVFLWPPGLARHLVRVAPDFALRAPEISAIAGIAIVAAWVLLAWRLPRSPNRAPANWALGMTMLWCLTIALLKPWFDHDRSYRPAATSLKIALSGEREDCVAMVGLSASQRASFHYFAGIRPERVINNETQCGFLLVFDDRSDAQKPAPEWQQIWEFRRGGGRQQEIFRLYRRD from the coding sequence ATGACTGGAGAATTCTTACGGACCTCGACGATCCGGCGGCATCTGTACGGCGCGACCGGCCTTGCGCTGCTCATCGCCCTGTACCTGCTCACCGGACTGACCGGCCATGACCCGTGGCGCGGCGATGACGCACGCCATTTCGGCCCGATCCTGGAGATGCTGCAGGGAAACCACCTGCTGTTCCCCGCCATCGCCGGCGAGCCCGAAACCGATTTCCCGCCGCTCTACTACTGGGCCGGCGCCGCATTCGCGCGCCTGCTCGCCCCCTTCCTGCCGTTGCACGACGGCGCCCGGCTGGCGACCACGGTGTTCACGGCGCTGGCGATCTTCTGGATCACGCGCGCGGCAACCCGCCTCTACGGTCGCGAGACACGCACCCCTGCCGCCCTGCTGACCCTCGGCACGCTGGGCCTGGTGCTGCATGCGCATGAAACCCAGCCGATGATTGCGCTCATGGCGATGCAGGCCTTCACGCTGGCGGGCCTCTCGCACATCCCGACCCGCCCCGTGCTCGGCGGCGTCCAGGCCGGGATGGGCGCGGCGCTCGCCTTCCTCGCCGGCGGCCTGCCCGGCGTCGTGCTTTCGCTGCCACTCTTCGTCGTCGTCATCACCGCCTGCCCCGAATGCCGCAATCCACGCGCCAGCAGCGGACTGATCATCGGACTGAGCCTCGCCATCGGCGCATCGGCACTGTGGCCGCTGGTGCTGCATTACCAGTCCCCCGAGCTGCTCGCGCTGTGGTGGCGCAACGAGTGGCGCGAACTATGGGCAGGGGCGATGAGCGGCAACGAGTTCGCGCGCCTCGCCGAACTCCTCGGCTGGTTCGCCTGGCCGCTGTGGCCCATTGCGTTATGGTCGCTGTGGCGCACCCGCCGCCACCTGCTGCGCGTGTCCACGCTGCTGCCGATCACCGCCCTTATGTTCGCCCTGGCGTGGATCATCCTGAACGGCAGCCTGAGCCCGGCCTCGATGCTGCCGCTCGTGCCGCCGCTCGCGCTGCTTGCGGCGTCGGGCGTGCCGAGCCTGCGACGCGGCGCCGCGAACGCCTTCGACTGGTTCGGGATCATGACCTTCGGCGTCTTCACGCTGCTCGTATGGATCGCATGGAGCGCCCAGGTCTTCCTGTGGCCGCCCGGACTCGCGCGCCATCTCGTGCGCGTGGCACCGGATTTCGCCCTGCGCGCGCCCGAGATCTCGGCCATCGCGGGCATCGCCATCGTCGCCGCATGGGTCCTGCTGGCTTGGCGTTTGCCGCGCTCGCCGAACCGCGCGCCGGCGAACTGGGCGCTCGGGATGACGATGCTGTGGTGCCTCACGATTGCACTGCTCAAGCCCTGGTTCGACCATGACCGCAGCTATCGTCCGGCCGCAACCTCGCTGAAGATCGCGCTGTCGGGCGAGCGTGAGGACTGCGTCGCGATGGTGGGCTTGTCGGCCAGCCAGCGCGCCTCCTTCCATTACTTCGCCGGCATCCGGCCGGAGCGGGTCATCAACAACGAAACCCAGTGCGGCTTCCTGCTGGTCTTCGACGATCGCAGCGACGCCCAGAAACCCGCGCCGGAATGGCAGCAGATCTGGGAATTTCGTCGCGGCGGCGGAAGACAGCAAGAGATCTTCCGCCTGTACCGGCGCGACTGA